ACACGCCTCGCTGAAAAACCGCTTTACCACCTTCTCGCCTGGCTGCGCGCTGGGTTCGGCGGTGGCCTTTGCCGCCTATCTGCTGAACCAGCGTTACGGCAGCGGCGACGCCTGGATGTATGAAACCGACAACGTTATCAGCATGCTGATGGGGCTGTGGATGGTGAATGTGGTGTTCTCGCTCGGCCACCGCCTGCTGAATTTTAAATCGGCGCGCGTCACCTATTTCGTTAACGCCTCACTGTTTATCTATCTGGTACACCATCCGCTGACGCTGTTCTTCGGCGCGTATATCACGCCGCACATTCACTCTAACGCGCTGGGCTTTATCGCAGGCCTGGTGTTTGTGATTGGCATTGCGGTGGCGTTATATGAGGTCCATCTGCGCATTCCGCTGCTGCGCTTTCTGTTCTCAGGCAAGCCGCAAAATAAAACCCCGTCGCCGGGTACCGCGACGGGGTGATCCTGATACGCGTCCTGGCGGCGCGTATGTTCAGAGCAGCCACTCAACGGGGAGACGGTACACCAGGCGCACCAGCAGGCGCTGCCAGAAGCGTGTTTTCGGCTCCTTTTTCCAGACAATCTCCTGACCGTCTTTCTCTTCAATCCAGTTGATGCGTCCCCAGCGGTCGAGCCGCAGCGCCCAGGCGGCCTCGCGGCGCGTGCGGGTAAAACGCTTGTGAATCGCGCCCGCCAGCGTTTCGCTTTCAATCACAAACCCCATTTCGGTATTGAGCATCGCCGAGCGCGGATCGAAATTAAACGAGCCGATAAAGACCTGGTTGTTATCCACGCTGAAGGTTTTGGCGTGCAGGCTGGAGCCGGAATTCCCGGTCAGCCCGCGGTCATGCGGCACGCGCCCGGCGTCGCGTGTCGGTTTAAGCTCATACAGCTCAACACCGTGACGCAGCAGTTTCTTACGCCAGCGCGCGTATCCGGCATGAACGACCGCAACATCGTTCGCTGCCAGTGAGTTCGTCAGAATCGCGATTTTCACCCCTTTGCGACGCAGCGCCAGCAGCATCGCCACGCCGCCACGGGTCGGGACAAAATAGGAGGAGATGATATCGAACTGCGATTTCGGCTCGCCGATAAGGCTCATCATACGCTGCGGCAGCAGCGTATGCCGGCGCGCTTTCCCCTGCCCTTTGCGCGGATCGTCGCTTAACAGCCGGGTTTTTGCCCACACCAGCGGCAGCGTGCGAGTTTCGATATAGCTTGCAAAGCGCGTACTCTCCAGACGCTCCAGATAGCGCTGCGCCACCGGATCGTCCTTCCAGTGCGGCGGCAGCTGCACGCGGGCATCAATGTCCTCAGTCCCGACATCCAGAACATTTTCCAGCGTCGAGACCGACCGGCTATGCCAGTAGCGTTCGAAATCCTGTGTGACCTCCGCCACCACCGGGCCAATCGCCAGCACGTCGAGATCGGAGAACAGCGGCTGTTCGCCTGCCCCAAAATAGGCATCGCCGACGTTACGCCCGCCGATAATCGTCACTTCACCATCGACCGTGAAGCTTTTGTTGTGCATCCGGCGGTTGAGCCTGGCGAAATCGGTGAGATAACCGAGCGCGCGCAGCGTGCGAAAAGAGAAAGGATTAAACAGGCGGATTTCAATATTCGGATGCGCGTTCAGTAGCCGCAGCGTGCTGTCCATCCCCACCGTATTGTTATCATCCAGCAGGATACGCACCCGCACGCCGCGTCGCGCCGCCGCCAGCAGCGCGCCGAACAGCAATCGCCCGGACATATCGTCTTCCCAGATATAGTACTGGACGTCGATGGTCTGCTCGGCCATCTCCGCCAGCAGATAGCGGGCGGCAAAGGCGTCGAGGCTGTCGTCGAGCGGGTGTAACCCGCTGTGATTGGGGTGTTGCGCCGTCGTCGGTGCGATAGCGCGTCCGAGCCGGGTGTTATGCGCCCGGCTGTTCGTCGTATTGTCCCAGTAACCGCTGGTAAAGCAGGAAGTTTTCTTCGTCATAGCAAACAAAGTATACCTGCTTCGGTTGAGGGTGCCTGGTGAGATAGTCTGAAACGGTCTCGAAGGCGATTTGCGCCGCGGCCGCTTTTGGGTAGCCATAAATCCCGGTGCTGATAGCCGGGAACGCCACGCTGCTGTAGCCATTGGCAGCCACCAGCTGAAGGCTGTTGCGATAAGCGTCCGCTAAAAGTTGCGGCTCGTTATCCTGCCCGCCGCGCCAGACAGGCCCCACGGTATGCACCACGGCTTTCGCCGCGAGGTTACCCGCTTCGGTGATCACGGCGTGGCCCGGCTGACACTCGCCCTGCTGCTGGCGCACCACTTTGCAGGCAGCGAGCAGCGCCGGCCCGGCGGCGCGATGAATAGCGCCATCCACACCGCCGCCACCCATCAGCGACGGATTGGCGGCGTTGACGATAACATCGACATCAATGCGGGTGATGTCGCCCTGCACCACGTTAATACGTCCGGACATACTTCTCTCCTGACTCTCTACTGTTCCTTAAAGTGTAGAACAGCACGCCATGAGACTGCCGCCAAAACCTGCTCAGCGGTAGGTTAGCGTCAGAATACCGAGCGTATGCGCGGGATTGAGGTAATCGAGGCGACTGCTCACCCAGCTGGAATGCCTTTCGCGCACGCCTGACGAGCGCAGGGAGAGCGTCTGCCGATGCACCTGGTTACCACGCAGGCATGACACTTCAATACGCGCCGCCTGACGCGCAACCGAACAGCCCTCTTCGACAATCGCACCATGAAAGGTAATCGTTCCACCCGCCTGTGCAAGGCCAGGACCAGAGAAACCGACGAGTGCTGCGGTAATGAGCGTAACGAAAAGCGGCTTGTGCATAGCGATGACTCCTGCAGAGGCGTTATTATTTTAACTTGCAATTAACATATAAATTACAAATTGACATAATTAAAGCCGATACCGAAGAAATCCATCGCCCGGTCAGCGCATAAAAAGGGTCTTAAATCAGAAGACGGTGTTCAGGTGCGCGCGGAGGGCGACCACTGCCCGGTAAAACTCGCCGTGCCGCTGTCGCTGACGGTGATCCGCAGCGTGACGGTGTCGTCAGCCGCGACGCTTAAGAAGTACGTAGACAGCGCAAGCGGAGCGTCAGGCGAGAGGGTTAACACTTTTCGCTGCTGAGTGACGACGCTACCGGATCTGCCCTGCCGGCGCAGCTCCATCTCAATACGACACAGACAAGCGTGGGCCACGGTCACGACAGGCGTCACTTGCCACCCCGCATCCTGAGGCTGCGCCTTGAACGCCACCTCTCCGCTTAACGCGGCGATCATGAGTAAATCAAGCATAGTGGATGCCCTCCTGATAAAGCAGGGCCGCGGCCCTGCGCAGGATAATCAATACTGAGAGGCGCTGGCGTGGTTGCCGTAGCCGGTCTGGGTCACATAGACCTGTGAACCGGACGCGGTCTGGTTGACCAGCGCGCCGTTCTGTACGCCGTTCTGGTTTACCGTCACGCCGGAGTCGTGACCGTTCCATTGATCGATGGTGGAGTTGTTGGCGAAACCGTTCTGATTAAGCAGAATTTTGCTGTCGTCAGAACCCTGCCCGACATCCGCGCCATTCGCGGTGCCAAGCTGGTTAATTTCAGTGGTTGAGTTTTTAGCATCCGACTGCAGCGCGGTCGTATTGTTATTAACGCCTTGCTGATAGATTTTCAGCGTGGAGTTTTCAGCGGACTGATGGAAAGGAAATGCCATTGCGCTACCGGAAACAACCAGTGCGGCGATAACAGCGATTTTAATCAATTTCATGAGACAACCCCCATTGGAAAGATGTTAAAAACACGAAATGGCGTTAACGCTGAATGATGCGAACGGCCATCATTGACTGCCTTTGCACAACAACTGCGGTTTTTTGCGTCCCTGCCTGAATAATACTCGCGCGGTTCCCCACCCCCTGTTGCGTCACCGAGGCGAGATTCCCGTAGCCTTCCTGACTAATCGTTGCCTGATTCGCGGCGCCTGTTTGCATGACAGTAGCCACGTTGGCATACCCTTGCTGATCGATAGCGGCCTGATTGGCGATACCGTTCTGGACAATCGTGGCCTGTAACTTTGCTCCTTCCTGGCGTACCAGCGCATTATTTCGCGTCCCTTCCTGGCCTATGATTGCCGCCTGATTCAGCGACGAGCGGCTTAATTCATTTACGGCAAAGTTATATTCAGCGCCAGCCATATCGGCGTTAACTGCAAACGCCGCTGATGACGCGAATAAAGAACCAAAACAACAGCTCAGCAATAATCTATTCATATTACTCCTGGCCCTTAAGGCTTAACTGATTAAACCTCACGCCATAAGCGCAGATGAATATCAGACATTGGCTATTCATCACGCCACGACAAGCAGTATGTCTCGCGCCATTTATAAAATACCTCACCTGTTTTTCGTATTTTAAAAACTGGACTGCGATGCAGGCATGATTCATTTATGCAAAATTTGGCTAAGGTGCTATGGCATTATTAATAGTATTGTCATGCTATTTTTTTATTTTCTTCATTATTACCACTCCCTCACAGCTTTCTTATTACTGAGATCTACGCCTGGTTTCTTATTCAGACCGTGAGAGAGCGATCTCGCTGTCCGGACACCGTTAGCTCTGCGCGGGATGACAAAAAAATTTCAAACAAAATCATTATAAATCAGTTAAATAATCAATTTATCACCTTGCTAAACCCGCATAAAATCATTTGTGGTGCTACATCGATAGTTAACTACCTCTAAAGCATAAGTAATATTTAACAATTTTTAGTTACATTTAGTTACTTTTTTAACACTTGCTTTAAACAGCGCAGTAGTTAGATTGGACTAATAAGAATTTTCTTGCTTTATTTCCCTCGCCATCCCTGGCGGTGCGTAACATTTATTTTTTGGACTACCACATAACAATGCTTACCGATACGGAAGGCTGATGTCTTTGTTTCCTCAGCCGTGTGTAAATAAAACGGGGTTTCATCATGATTAATGAATTCCATTTGTTACATGGTCAGTCATTATTGTTGATCACCAAACCGTCTCTACAGGCCAGTGCTTTATTGCAAAATTTCAAAAGCGCGCTCAGTCTGGAGGGGAAAATCCATAATATCCAGCGCTCTCTGGAAGAGATAACAACAGGAACGCTTATTCTTTTAGATATGGCCGAAGCCGATAAAAAAAGCATGGCCTACTGGAAAGATAATCTCGGACGACGTCCACAGACAGCAAAAGTCATTCTGCTTAATGTGCAGGATGAATACCCTTTTCAGGAAATAGAAAAATGGCCGCATATTAGCGGCGTATTTTACGCGACAGATGACGAAAAGCGCGTCATTGAAGGGATGCGGTGCATCCTGCGGGGCGAATGCTTTTTCAACCAGCGTCTGGCGAGCTACCTGATTACCCGCTCCGGATTTTATCATTTTCTGAACTGCGACGCCGTGCTACTGACGCATCGCGAAAAAGAGATCCTCAATAAATTGCGCTTCGGCGCCTCCAATATGGAAATCGCACGCTCGCTGTTTATCAGTGAGAACACTGTCAAAACCCATCTTTATAACCTGTTTAAAAAACTGGCGGTAAAGAACCGTACGCAGGCAGTGACCTGGGCAAACCATCACATGAGGGGCTGACCCATGAAGCGCTGGCTCCTCTGTGGACTGGCTGTCACGCTCTGGAGCGCGGCATTGTGCGGGCGTGCTGTCGAACCGGAGATCCCGGGCCTGGTGACTGATCATACGGTCTCTTCGGTCGGCCACGATTTTTATCGCGGTTTCGCCGAAAAATGGGATACCCCCTTTGACGGCACGCTCTCGGTGAATGAAAAGCCGAGCGCACGCTGGGGGAGCTGGATAACCCTCACGCTCGATCAGGACGTTATTTACCAGACCTTTTTATTCCCCTCCCGCAAAGGGGCGGATAACGCGGTTGAGCTTGCGATAGCCCAGGCCAACGAGGCGCTGAAACAGCGCCAGATAGATAAGGCACTACTCAGTACCGGTGATTTAACCGGCGATGAATTTTAATTCACTGAACGACGGAGGCTGCTATGCGGCGGACATTTGCTGTCATGACGTTACTGTTGCTGTCACACCCTGGTCTGGCCGGAAATATGACCTTCCAGTTTCGTAATCCCAGTTTCGGCGGAAACCCGAATAATGGCCCTTTTCTGCTGAACAGCGCGCAGGCGCAAAACTCATATAAGGACCCGTCTTATGACGATTATAAAATCGACACGCCTTCCGCGCTTGATAATTTTACGCAGGCGATCCAGTCACAGCTGCTGGGAGGCCTGTTAACCAACATTAATAAAGGTAAGCCGGGTCGTATGGTCACCAACGATTTTATCGTTGATATCTCCAATCGCGACGGTCAGCTTTATCTCAACGTGACCGATCGTAAAACCGGCAAAACCTCCACGATCCAGGTCTCCGGCCTGCAGTCAGGCTCGACCAATTTTTAATCGCTGTGATAACAGAAGGATAATGACAATGCAGCGCCTGATCGTTCTTATCGCCACAATACTATTAAGCGGGTGCCTGACCGCGCCACCGAAAGAGGCCGCAAGCCCTACCCTGATGCCACGCGGACAGAGCTATCAGGATCTCATTCACCTGCCGGAGCCGAAAGGGAAGCTTTACGTCTCGGTATATAATATTCAGGATGAAACCGGGCAGTTTAAACCCTACCCGGCCAGTAACTTCTCCACCGCAGTTCCTCAAAGCGCCACCGCCATGCTGGTGACGGCATTAAAAGATTCCCGCTGGTTCATTCCGCTGGAGCGTCAGGGTCTTCAGAATCTACTCAATGAGCGAAAGATTATTCGCGCCTCGCAGGAAAATGGCACCGTGGGCGATAATAACCGGATGCCGCTGCAGTCGTTAATGTCTGCCAATGTCATGATCGAAGGCT
The genomic region above belongs to Cronobacter malonaticus LMG 23826 and contains:
- a CDS encoding phospholipase D family protein: MTKKTSCFTSGYWDNTTNSRAHNTRLGRAIAPTTAQHPNHSGLHPLDDSLDAFAARYLLAEMAEQTIDVQYYIWEDDMSGRLLFGALLAAARRGVRVRILLDDNNTVGMDSTLRLLNAHPNIEIRLFNPFSFRTLRALGYLTDFARLNRRMHNKSFTVDGEVTIIGGRNVGDAYFGAGEQPLFSDLDVLAIGPVVAEVTQDFERYWHSRSVSTLENVLDVGTEDIDARVQLPPHWKDDPVAQRYLERLESTRFASYIETRTLPLVWAKTRLLSDDPRKGQGKARRHTLLPQRMMSLIGEPKSQFDIISSYFVPTRGGVAMLLALRRKGVKIAILTNSLAANDVAVVHAGYARWRKKLLRHGVELYELKPTRDAGRVPHDRGLTGNSGSSLHAKTFSVDNNQVFIGSFNFDPRSAMLNTEMGFVIESETLAGAIHKRFTRTRREAAWALRLDRWGRINWIEEKDGQEIVWKKEPKTRFWQRLLVRLVYRLPVEWLL
- the ymdB gene encoding O-acetyl-ADP-ribose deacetylase, whose product is MSGRINVVQGDITRIDVDVIVNAANPSLMGGGGVDGAIHRAAGPALLAACKVVRQQQGECQPGHAVITEAGNLAAKAVVHTVGPVWRGGQDNEPQLLADAYRNSLQLVAANGYSSVAFPAISTGIYGYPKAAAAQIAFETVSDYLTRHPQPKQVYFVCYDEENFLLYQRLLGQYDEQPGA
- a CDS encoding type 1 fimbrial protein, with product MHKPLFVTLITAALVGFSGPGLAQAGGTITFHGAIVEEGCSVARQAARIEVSCLRGNQVHRQTLSLRSSGVRERHSSWVSSRLDYLNPAHTLGILTLTYR
- the csgC gene encoding curli assembly chaperone CsgC; translated protein: MLDLLMIAALSGEVAFKAQPQDAGWQVTPVVTVAHACLCRIEMELRRQGRSGSVVTQQRKVLTLSPDAPLALSTYFLSVAADDTVTLRITVSDSGTASFTGQWSPSART
- the csgA gene encoding curli major subunit CsgA, translated to MKLIKIAVIAALVVSGSAMAFPFHQSAENSTLKIYQQGVNNNTTALQSDAKNSTTEINQLGTANGADVGQGSDDSKILLNQNGFANNSTIDQWNGHDSGVTVNQNGVQNGALVNQTASGSQVYVTQTGYGNHASASQY
- the csgB gene encoding curli minor subunit CsgB yields the protein MNRLLLSCCFGSLFASSAAFAVNADMAGAEYNFAVNELSRSSLNQAAIIGQEGTRNNALVRQEGAKLQATIVQNGIANQAAIDQQGYANVATVMQTGAANQATISQEGYGNLASVTQQGVGNRASIIQAGTQKTAVVVQRQSMMAVRIIQR
- the csgD gene encoding biofilm master transcriptional regulator CsgD, encoding MINEFHLLHGQSLLLITKPSLQASALLQNFKSALSLEGKIHNIQRSLEEITTGTLILLDMAEADKKSMAYWKDNLGRRPQTAKVILLNVQDEYPFQEIEKWPHISGVFYATDDEKRVIEGMRCILRGECFFNQRLASYLITRSGFYHFLNCDAVLLTHREKEILNKLRFGASNMEIARSLFISENTVKTHLYNLFKKLAVKNRTQAVTWANHHMRG
- the csgE gene encoding curli production assembly/transport protein CsgE, whose translation is MKRWLLCGLAVTLWSAALCGRAVEPEIPGLVTDHTVSSVGHDFYRGFAEKWDTPFDGTLSVNEKPSARWGSWITLTLDQDVIYQTFLFPSRKGADNAVELAIAQANEALKQRQIDKALLSTGDLTGDEF
- the csgF gene encoding curli production assembly/transport protein CsgF; translated protein: MRRTFAVMTLLLLSHPGLAGNMTFQFRNPSFGGNPNNGPFLLNSAQAQNSYKDPSYDDYKIDTPSALDNFTQAIQSQLLGGLLTNINKGKPGRMVTNDFIVDISNRDGQLYLNVTDRKTGKTSTIQVSGLQSGSTNF
- the csgG gene encoding curli production assembly/transport protein CsgG; protein product: MQRLIVLIATILLSGCLTAPPKEAASPTLMPRGQSYQDLIHLPEPKGKLYVSVYNIQDETGQFKPYPASNFSTAVPQSATAMLVTALKDSRWFIPLERQGLQNLLNERKIIRASQENGTVGDNNRMPLQSLMSANVMIEGSIIGYESNVKSGGAGAKYFGIGADTQYQLDQVAVNLRVVNVSTGEVLSSVNTSKTILSYEVQAGVFRFIEYQRLLEGEVGYTANEPVMQCLMSAIETGVIYLINDGITRGLWELNDPGAVNNPVLKKYRDLSAPAA